A region of Chelonoidis abingdonii isolate Lonesome George chromosome 8, CheloAbing_2.0, whole genome shotgun sequence DNA encodes the following proteins:
- the LOC116820181 gene encoding alpha-1,4-N-acetylglucosaminyltransferase-like, producing MLKEIQIVLWFLFVFVSAIFYKLSLQSGCIFSCMPITKQFLMQEDVLSQSRSIIFVEITDRLEPPPLVSCSVESAARIYHDRPVVFFMKGLNNSTWLDSNSTYAAFSLLSAMKNVFIFPLQMETLFQDTPLLPWYHKVNAAQEKYWVHVSSDACRLALIWKYGGIYMDTDVISIRPITLANFLTAEASKVSSSGVFGFPRHHWFIWDCMKDFVRNYNGRIWGNQGPILITRRLRALCNLTNFHNVEDQSCQNISFLHPQRFYPIPYPAWRQYYAVWKRNPDFNNSFALHLWNFMNKERKSVVAGSNTLAENLYKTYCPTTYKDLIQGTEGSGHMQQNKTE from the exons ATGTTGAAGGAGATCCAAATAGTGCTCTGGTTCCTTTTTGTCTTTGTCTCAGCCATTTTCTATAAACTCTCCCTGCAGTCTGGCTGCATCTTCTCTTGCATGCCTATTACTAAGCAATTCCTGATGCAAGAGGATGTTCTGAGCCAGAGCAGAAGCATCATCTTTGTGGAGATCACAGATCGTCTTGAGCCTCCTCCACTGGTTTCATGTTCTGTGGAATCTGCTGCCAGGATCTACCATGACAGACCTGTTGTTTTCTTCATGAAAGGCCTGAACAATAGCACGTGGCTGGATTCAAATTCCACTTACGCAGCCTTCTCACTTTTATCTGCTATGAAGAACGtcttcatttttcctttacaGATGGAAACTTTGTTCCAGGATACACCTCTACTCCCATGGTATCATAAG GTAAATGCAGCCCAGGAAAAGTATTGGGTTCATGTTAGCTCTGACGCCTGCAGACTTGCTCTGATCTGGAAATACGGTGGGATCTACATGGACACAGATGTCATCTCCATCAGGCCTATTACACTGGCAAACTTCCTAACGGCTGAGGCTTCCAAGGTCTCCAGCAGTGGGGTTTTTGGCTTTCCTCGCCATCACTGGTTCATTTGGGATTGCATGAAAGATTTTGTTCGAAACTACAATGGACGCATTTGGGGAAACCAAGGACCCATCTTAATAACGAGGAGGCTGCGAGCCTTGTGCAACCTGACCAATTTCCATAATGTGGAGGATCAGAGCTGTCAGAACATTTCCTTCTTACATCCTCAGCGTTTCTACCCCATCCCTTACCCAGCATGGAGGCAGTACTACGCAGTTTGGAAGAGAAACCCTGACTTCAACAACTCCTTTGCTTTGCACCTGTGGAACTTCATGAACAAGGAACGCAAGTCTGTGGTTGCAGGAAGTAACACATTAGCGGAAAATCTGTACAAAACATACTGCCCCACCACTTATAAGGACCTTATTCAAGGCACAGAAGGCAGTGGTCATATGCAACAAAACAAGACTGAATGA